A stretch of the Phycodurus eques isolate BA_2022a chromosome 15, UOR_Pequ_1.1, whole genome shotgun sequence genome encodes the following:
- the phpt1 gene encoding 14 kDa phosphohistidine phosphatase, with the protein MCTQTKAAVRMVNIPQADIDPSGVFKYVLIRVHSREEEDDTEVDIVRGYGWGEYHADIYDKVSEELEKDGLLDCECIGGGRIRHDAQAKKIHVYGYSMGFGRANHAITTEKLKVQYPDYEVTWDNEGY; encoded by the exons ATGTGCACCCAAACGAAAGCGGCTGTCCGCATGGTAAACATCCCGCAGGCAGACATCGATCCTTCCGGCGTGTTTAAGTACGTCCTCATCAGGGTGCACAGCAGAGAGGAAGAAGACGACACGGAAGTAGATATCGTCCGTGGATACGGCTGGGGAGAATACCACG CGGATATCTACGACAAGGTTTCTGAAGAGCTCGAGAAGGATGGACTACTGGACTGCGAGTGTATCGGAGGAGGTAGGATCAGACATGATGCCCAGGCTAAGAAGATCCATGTTTACGGCTACTCTATG GGGTTCGGAAGAGCAAACCACGCAATAACCACTGAGAAACTGAAGGTCCAGTATCCAGACTATGAGGTGACCTGGGATAACGAAGGATACTGA